A part of Lathamus discolor isolate bLatDis1 chromosome 17, bLatDis1.hap1, whole genome shotgun sequence genomic DNA contains:
- the PSMB5 gene encoding proteasome subunit beta type-5 codes for MALASVVRAEAPLPSRSLLPGLAAPRDPAGSPPGIAAPLLRELPPLLPGPGIHLLHGTTTLAFKLPHGVVLAVDSRATAGSYVASQSVQKVLEVSARVLGTLAGGAADCAFWQRVLARQCRVYRLRHRQHASVAAAAKLLANMVYQYKGMGLSMGTMIGGWDKRGPGLYYVDSDGTRVPGTAFAVGSGSPYAYGVLDRGYHPELELEPACALARRAIFQAAHRDAYSGGRVSVYHVGPEGWRRVSCDNVAELQERYGAEWDGNE; via the exons ATGGCGCTGGCGAGCGTGGTGCGGGCCGAGGCTCCGCTCCCGTCTCGGTCCCTCCTGCCGGGGCTCGCCGCCCCCCGGGACCCCGCCGGGTCCCCCCCCGGCATCGCCGCCCCCCTCCTCCGGGAgctgccgccgctgctgccCGGGCCCGGCATCCACCTCCTGCACGGCACCACCACCCTGGCCTTCAAG CTGCCCCATGGTGTGGTGCTGGCTGTTGACTCCCGTGCCACGGCTGGCTCTTACGTGGCGTCGCAGTCGGTGCAGAAGGTGCTGGAGGTGAGCGCGCGGGTGCTGGGCACCCTGGCGGGCGGCGCCGCTGACTGCGCCTTCTGGCAGCGGGTGCTGGCGCGGCAGTGCCGCGTGTACCGCCTGCGTCACCGGCAGCATGCCTCGGTGGCCGCCGCTGCCAAGCTGCTGGCCAACATGGTGTACCAGTACAAGGGCATGGGGCTCAGCATGGGCACCATGATCGGCGGCTGGGACAAGAGGGGGCCCG GCCTCTACTACGTGGACAGTGACGGCACACGCGTCCCGGGCACCGCCTTTGCTGTGGGTTCGGGCTCGCCCTATGCCTATGGGGTGCTGGACCGCGGCTACcacccagagctggagctggagcccGCCTGCGCCCTGGCGCGCCGTGCCATCTTCCAGGCCGCGCACCGCGATGCTTACTCAGGCGGCCGTGTTTCCGTCTACCACGTGGGGCCCGAGGGCTGGCGCCGCGTCTCCTGCGACAACGTAGCCGAGCTGCAGGAGCGCTACGGGGCTGAGTGGGATGGCAACGAGTGA